A stretch of Paenibacillus mucilaginosus 3016 DNA encodes these proteins:
- a CDS encoding type II secretion system protein has translation MMKSVLKRFKKEEKGFTLIELLAVIVILGIIAAIAVPMISGIINKSRKDADVATARQIYDATRLYITGELQGDVTRETDNTITLSDLTGKSYLNSGITLPSTKVVLDGNNTKVIFSNGVLSEVWLSTSSAAGAEPSKKYTPEEIQKSESTK, from the coding sequence ATGATGAAGTCCGTGCTGAAGCGGTTCAAGAAAGAAGAAAAAGGCTTTACGCTGATCGAGCTCCTGGCTGTTATTGTTATCCTCGGGATTATCGCGGCAATTGCTGTACCGATGATCAGTGGAATTATTAATAAATCCAGAAAAGACGCTGACGTGGCTACTGCTCGGCAGATTTATGATGCAACCAGACTGTACATTACCGGTGAATTGCAGGGAGATGTAACTAGAGAGACTGATAACACTATTACTCTGAGTGATTTAACTGGAAAAAGTTATTTGAATTCAGGAATTACTCTTCCTAGTACAAAAGTAGTACTGGACGGTAATAACACTAAGGTTATCTTTTCGAATGGTGTATTAAGTGAGGTATGGCTCAGCACTTCCTCAGCTGCTGGAGCAGAGCCTAGTAAGAAGTACACTCCTGAAGAAATTCAGAAATCTGAGTCTACGAAATAA
- a CDS encoding type II secretion system F family protein, whose amino-acid sequence MPQFVYQARRGSKNLKGTLTAMDKSAAVEELRKQGLMVLSLKPQQNQLLSTEIYIGNPVKPAHFIMFLRQLATLIRAGVSIVEAVNILAEQSESKPLRKTLHEVSGSLVRGLTFSHAVQEHKRIFPPMFVNMVRAGEETGDLEGTLDRLARFFEKEHVTREKIKSAMTYPLVVGFLAIAAVVYLLKAVVPQFVSMFESMNAELPLVTRMVLAVSSSIENQWWYWVLGVLGLVVAFITARRTEKGAYALDYVQLKVPVFGKLKQKGSIALMTRTLSSLYSSSVPILQSLHIVESVVGNKVIGGFIRDSADSLQQGRPLSEPLKKAWAFPPMVTQMIAIGEETGALDQMLEKIADFYEMEVENTVDRLKSLIEPLLLVFLAGVVGTIVAAIMLPMFSLYSNIG is encoded by the coding sequence AGCAGGGGCTGATGGTCCTCTCGCTGAAGCCGCAGCAGAACCAGCTGCTGTCGACAGAGATCTATATCGGGAACCCGGTCAAGCCGGCCCACTTCATTATGTTCCTCCGCCAGCTGGCTACATTGATTCGCGCAGGGGTCTCTATCGTCGAAGCGGTGAATATCCTGGCCGAACAGTCGGAGAGCAAGCCGCTGCGCAAGACGCTGCATGAGGTCAGCGGCTCCCTCGTAAGAGGCCTAACCTTCTCGCACGCGGTGCAGGAGCATAAGCGGATCTTCCCGCCGATGTTCGTGAACATGGTGCGCGCCGGTGAAGAGACCGGTGACCTCGAGGGGACGCTTGACCGGCTGGCCCGCTTCTTCGAGAAGGAGCACGTCACCCGGGAGAAGATCAAATCCGCGATGACGTATCCGCTGGTCGTAGGCTTCCTCGCTATTGCCGCGGTCGTCTACCTGCTCAAGGCGGTCGTGCCGCAGTTCGTCTCGATGTTCGAGTCGATGAACGCCGAGCTGCCGCTGGTCACGCGAATGGTACTAGCCGTAAGCAGCAGCATCGAGAACCAGTGGTGGTACTGGGTGCTGGGTGTCCTGGGTCTTGTGGTGGCCTTCATTACTGCGCGGCGTACGGAAAAGGGCGCTTATGCTCTGGATTATGTCCAGCTGAAGGTGCCGGTATTCGGCAAGCTGAAGCAGAAGGGCTCCATCGCCCTGATGACGCGGACGCTGTCCTCGCTGTACTCCAGCTCGGTGCCGATCCTGCAGTCCCTCCACATCGTGGAGTCGGTGGTCGGCAACAAGGTCATCGGCGGATTCATCCGGGATTCGGCGGATTCCCTTCAGCAGGGCCGGCCTTTGTCTGAGCCGCTCAAGAAGGCATGGGCCTTCCCGCCGATGGTCACGCAGATGATCGCGATCGGGGAAGAAACCGGGGCGCTGGACCAGATGCTGGAGAAGATTGCCGACTTCTATGAGATGGAAGTGGAGAATACCGTCGACCGGCTGAAGTCGCTGATTGAGCCGCTGCTGCTCGTCTTCCTGGCCGGCGTGGTCGGCACCATCGTTGCAGCGATCATGCTGCCGATGTTCAGCCTGTATTCCAATATTGGATAA
- a CDS encoding prepilin peptidase, protein MTTLIIAYIFLLGITLGSFYNVVALRVPAKESIVHPPSACPNCSTQLRPRDLVPVLSWLLSRGRCRHCGTPVSVLYPLGELATGGLLVGVYTLHGWSWEALAGALLVSLSVIITVSDLKYMLIPNKVLLFFFPLVAGATLLSAAAQGWSAVGTALLGAAAGGGVILLVALASRGGMGMGDAKLMFVFGFALGLPKILLAFILACLLGSLVGGTLMLLGLVKPKQHIPFGPYLAAGALIAYAYGADLIEAYVTLIG, encoded by the coding sequence ATGACAACGCTCATCATCGCCTACATCTTCCTGCTGGGGATCACGCTCGGCTCGTTCTATAACGTCGTCGCGCTGCGCGTGCCGGCGAAGGAATCCATCGTCCATCCGCCGTCGGCCTGCCCGAACTGCAGCACGCAGCTGCGTCCGCGGGACCTGGTGCCGGTGCTGAGCTGGCTGCTCTCGAGGGGCCGCTGCCGCCACTGCGGCACCCCGGTATCCGTGCTGTACCCGCTCGGGGAGCTGGCGACGGGAGGGCTGCTGGTAGGGGTGTATACGCTGCATGGGTGGAGCTGGGAAGCACTGGCCGGCGCGCTGCTGGTCAGCCTCTCCGTAATCATCACCGTTTCGGATCTGAAATACATGCTGATCCCGAACAAGGTGCTTCTGTTCTTCTTCCCGCTGGTGGCGGGAGCGACGCTGCTCTCCGCCGCCGCCCAGGGCTGGAGCGCCGTAGGGACCGCACTTCTCGGGGCGGCCGCCGGGGGAGGCGTCATCCTCCTGGTGGCGCTGGCTTCCCGAGGCGGCATGGGCATGGGCGACGCGAAGCTGATGTTCGTCTTCGGCTTCGCGCTCGGCCTGCCGAAGATTCTGCTTGCTTTTATCCTCGCCTGTCTGCTCGGATCCCTGGTCGGCGGCACGCTGATGCTGCTGGGACTGGTGAAGCCGAAGCAGCACATTCCCTTCGGCCCGTACCTGGCCGCAGGCGCACTGATCGCCTACGCTTACGGGGCGGACCTCATCGAAGCATACGTAACACTAATCGGATAA